In Desulfofundulus kuznetsovii DSM 6115, the following are encoded in one genomic region:
- a CDS encoding HlyD family efflux transporter periplasmic adaptor subunit has translation MTGLISLLRARKIFPLSILSLVVLFFLWWLGNRTWYLVETRLVRVEWLEEDKVSRTITTSGWLIKEEQLLPSPGRGQLRLLVSDGQRVRAGGAVAEILLADNGNDGRKIVVYAPRGGVFCNHIDGLEKVLRPGNALEMEAVEKLGTKSASPGTGNRVEKGEPVGKLVDNLSGIWYWCRVPREEAGAGRWSSGQPVVVLWQGRQMRARLEKITGEEMLFLLSVYPGDLVHQRQVQLELVTGEVAGFLVPPRAVVERDGQPGIYVISRRRATWVPVQVLGETSGRVVISGQSLSTRTRYVTNPFWVREGDRLE, from the coding sequence GTGACGGGGTTGATCTCCCTGCTCCGGGCCAGAAAAATATTCCCTTTGTCGATCCTTTCTCTGGTGGTTCTTTTTTTCCTCTGGTGGCTGGGAAATCGCACCTGGTACCTGGTCGAGACACGGCTGGTCAGGGTGGAATGGTTGGAGGAGGACAAGGTTTCCCGTACCATTACCACCTCCGGCTGGCTGATTAAGGAAGAGCAACTGCTTCCCTCACCGGGAAGGGGCCAGTTAAGGCTGCTGGTAAGTGACGGGCAGCGGGTGCGGGCCGGAGGAGCGGTGGCAGAGATCCTTCTGGCTGATAATGGTAACGATGGAAGAAAGATAGTTGTTTATGCACCCCGGGGAGGGGTTTTTTGCAACCATATCGATGGACTGGAAAAGGTATTGCGGCCTGGAAATGCATTAGAAATGGAGGCCGTGGAAAAACTGGGGACAAAATCCGCTTCCCCCGGTACGGGGAACCGGGTAGAAAAAGGGGAACCCGTAGGCAAGTTGGTGGACAACCTGTCCGGCATATGGTACTGGTGCCGCGTTCCCCGGGAGGAAGCCGGAGCTGGAAGATGGTCTTCCGGGCAGCCGGTGGTCGTTCTATGGCAGGGGCGGCAAATGCGCGCCCGGTTGGAGAAAATTACCGGGGAAGAGATGCTCTTTCTGTTATCCGTTTATCCCGGCGACCTGGTCCACCAGCGCCAGGTCCAGCTGGAGCTGGTGACGGGAGAAGTGGCCGGTTTTCTGGTCCCTCCCCGGGCGGTGGTGGAGCGGGACGGGCAACCCGGGATTTATGTCATTTCCCGGCGCCGGGCCACCTGGGTGCCCGTTCAGGTTCTGGGTGAAACGTCAGGACGGGTGGTTATTTCCGGCCAGAGTCTATCTACCCGCACCCGCTATGTGACCAACCCTTTCTGGGTCCGGGAGGGAGACAGGCTGGAATGA
- a CDS encoding YggS family pyridoxal phosphate-dependent enzyme, with protein MGVRENLSHVIEQVTKAAKKAGRDPGSVKLVAVTKNVSVDIMREALAAGINAFGENRVQELVAKHPQLPVDVEWHLIGHLQTNKVKYIIGKVHLIHSLDSWRLAREISRRAQERGLTVEVLVQVNISGEETKYGLPPGEVRSFVAGVAELPGIRVRGLMTIAPLVSDPEQARPIFRELYQMASWLKQELPELPLDFLSMGMSNDFTVAVEEGANIIRVGSAIFGPRPNPRRDNHGEKIGG; from the coding sequence TTGGGAGTCAGGGAAAACCTTTCTCATGTAATTGAGCAGGTGACAAAAGCGGCAAAAAAGGCCGGCCGGGATCCCGGCTCGGTTAAGCTGGTAGCAGTGACTAAAAATGTTTCCGTCGACATTATGCGGGAAGCGCTGGCAGCAGGAATAAATGCCTTTGGGGAGAACCGGGTGCAGGAACTGGTGGCCAAACACCCCCAGCTGCCGGTTGATGTGGAATGGCACCTTATCGGCCATCTGCAAACGAATAAGGTTAAATATATTATCGGCAAGGTACACCTGATCCATTCCCTGGACAGCTGGCGCCTGGCCCGGGAAATCAGCCGCCGGGCCCAGGAGCGGGGTTTAACGGTGGAAGTGCTGGTACAGGTAAATATATCCGGGGAAGAAACCAAATACGGTTTACCCCCCGGGGAGGTGAGGAGCTTTGTTGCGGGGGTGGCGGAGCTTCCCGGTATTCGCGTACGCGGATTAATGACCATTGCTCCCCTGGTCTCCGATCCCGAACAGGCAAGGCCGATCTTCAGGGAACTGTATCAAATGGCCAGCTGGCTTAAACAAGAGCTGCCGGAGTTACCGCTGGATTTTTTGTCTATGGGGATGAGCAACGATTTTACGGTGGCCGTAGAAGAAGGGGCAAATATAATTCGGGTGGGTAGCGCCATTTTTGGACCTCGACCAAACCCAAGGAGGGATAACCATGGCGAAAAAATTGGTGGATAA
- a CDS encoding cell division protein SepF translates to MAKKLVDKVLGFMGFEEEPLEEEEKERFREEDSVPQVKRKGQVFSLHTQRQVRVIVAEPRAFEDVQSIAEHLKNRRPVVVNLERAESELARRVVDFVSGATYALNGNMQKVGNGIFLFVPSNMDIAGDIKEYGERGIFSWMDE, encoded by the coding sequence ATGGCGAAAAAATTGGTGGATAAAGTACTCGGTTTTATGGGCTTTGAAGAGGAGCCCCTGGAGGAAGAGGAAAAGGAGCGCTTCCGGGAAGAAGATTCTGTGCCCCAGGTGAAGCGCAAGGGGCAGGTATTCAGCTTACACACCCAGCGCCAGGTGCGGGTTATTGTGGCAGAACCCCGGGCTTTTGAAGATGTGCAGAGCATCGCTGAACATTTAAAAAACCGCCGCCCGGTGGTGGTTAATCTGGAGAGGGCTGAAAGCGAGCTGGCCAGGCGCGTGGTGGATTTTGTCAGCGGAGCTACATACGCCCTGAACGGGAACATGCAAAAGGTGGGCAACGGAATTTTTCTCTTTGTACCCAGTAATATGGATATAGCCGGTGACATTAAAGAATATGGAGAGCGGGGGATTTTCTCCTGGATGGACGAGTAA